From the Pseudomonas putida genome, one window contains:
- a CDS encoding bifunctional diguanylate cyclase/phosphodiesterase, with protein MARTASPLPRLQVRHLIGGFCVVFGLACLVTLGALFNIAATLDEQEQQRSAFHATQALEQRLLASRQFLSSYAVWDAAFEHLAGKVDWQWAYEEKNVGESLYSASGYEGVFVVEDQRTTYALFKGAPTQADAGSFIDTPLAAVIDAARGAASAREQITRFVMFNNWPAVLSAAAVRPDRDVSAQEVSQAPVMLFVDQLTEAKLERLGAGAGLAHMHIEKNGEHDRPQQQIALGDTGYHLTWTSPQPGRQLLWAVLPPLICALLILALVMLYLFRHALRSSRAIDLSLERLQESNQALEASEQRFRAVAEAASDWIWETDRQQRLTYLSQRFVKVTGDPVEVWLGQPLNQLLSCETTPLSPWLDAQAEADSEQPANLRCAYLDHNGLSRYCRISARAIRFDGKLAGFRGTASDITDEVEAHARIQHLSLHDPLTGLANRNKLARHLEQALLRGSDSPPLTLLLLDLDNFKPINDSLGHAAGDAVLQEIAARLRDTTRDVDLVARLGGDEFVLVLTGMDNRSEIDKLCRRLIELLQQPIAFESHQLHIGASVGIAQTRNQGFDAGELIRCADIALYQAKADGKGTWRYFSAEMNQQIQYRRQLENDLRRALNNNEFVLHYQPRYRLGDLRIVSVEALLRWQHPQEGLLAPDTFIPLAEQSELIVTLGRWVLREACRSALDWPEHLLVSVNLSPAQFMRSDVVADIREILLETRFPAQRLELEITENVMLNDIEGALGTMLALKELGVRLNMDDFGTGYSSLGYLRTYPFDSIKIDKRFIAGLANATGNDRAVVQAIINLGQAMGLTVTAEGVETEQQLQTLARDNCHEVQGYYLSRPLDRAGFEQLLQHRPGCSADAT; from the coding sequence ATGGCCAGGACCGCCAGCCCCCTCCCCCGCCTCCAGGTGCGTCATCTGATTGGCGGCTTCTGCGTCGTTTTCGGCCTCGCCTGCCTGGTCACGCTGGGTGCCTTGTTCAATATCGCCGCCACGCTCGACGAACAGGAGCAGCAACGCAGTGCGTTCCATGCCACCCAGGCGCTGGAACAACGGTTGCTGGCCTCCAGGCAGTTTCTTTCCAGCTACGCGGTGTGGGACGCCGCCTTCGAACACCTGGCTGGCAAGGTCGACTGGCAGTGGGCCTATGAAGAAAAGAATGTCGGCGAGTCGCTGTACAGCGCCAGCGGCTACGAAGGGGTATTCGTGGTGGAGGACCAACGCACCACCTATGCGCTTTTCAAGGGGGCGCCGACCCAGGCGGATGCTGGCAGCTTCATCGATACCCCCCTGGCCGCAGTCATCGACGCGGCACGTGGGGCCGCCAGCGCCCGCGAGCAGATTACCCGCTTCGTCATGTTCAACAACTGGCCAGCAGTGCTCAGCGCTGCCGCCGTGCGCCCGGACCGGGATGTTTCCGCGCAGGAGGTGAGCCAGGCACCGGTCATGCTGTTCGTCGACCAGCTCACCGAAGCCAAGCTAGAGCGCCTGGGCGCGGGTGCAGGCCTTGCGCACATGCACATCGAAAAGAACGGCGAGCACGACCGCCCCCAGCAACAAATCGCCCTGGGCGACACCGGCTACCACCTGACCTGGACCAGCCCGCAGCCTGGGCGACAACTGCTATGGGCCGTGCTGCCGCCCTTGATTTGCGCACTGCTGATACTGGCCTTGGTCATGCTCTATCTGTTTCGCCATGCGCTGCGCAGCTCCCGCGCCATCGACCTCAGCCTTGAGCGCCTGCAGGAAAGCAACCAGGCGCTGGAAGCCAGTGAACAGCGTTTTCGCGCGGTCGCCGAGGCTGCGTCCGACTGGATCTGGGAGACCGACCGCCAGCAACGGCTGACCTATCTGTCACAACGATTCGTCAAGGTCACCGGCGACCCGGTCGAGGTCTGGCTGGGCCAGCCGCTCAACCAGTTGCTCAGCTGTGAAACCACTCCCCTTTCTCCGTGGCTCGACGCCCAGGCCGAGGCCGATTCGGAGCAACCGGCCAACCTGCGCTGTGCCTACCTCGACCACAACGGCCTGAGCCGCTACTGCCGGATTTCAGCCCGGGCGATCCGCTTCGATGGCAAGCTCGCCGGCTTTCGCGGCACGGCCAGCGATATCACCGACGAAGTCGAGGCCCATGCGCGCATCCAGCACCTGTCGCTGCACGACCCGCTGACCGGCCTGGCCAACCGCAACAAGCTGGCCCGGCACCTCGAACAGGCATTGCTGCGCGGCAGTGACTCGCCGCCGCTGACCCTGCTGCTGCTCGACCTCGACAACTTCAAGCCCATCAACGACTCCCTTGGCCACGCGGCAGGTGATGCAGTCCTGCAAGAGATCGCCGCGCGCCTGCGTGACACCACGCGTGACGTTGACCTGGTGGCGCGTCTGGGCGGTGACGAGTTCGTCCTGGTGCTCACCGGCATGGATAACCGCAGCGAGATCGACAAGCTGTGCCGGCGGCTCATCGAATTGCTGCAACAGCCCATCGCCTTCGAAAGCCATCAGTTGCACATCGGCGCCAGCGTCGGCATCGCCCAGACACGCAATCAAGGTTTCGATGCTGGCGAGCTGATCCGTTGTGCGGACATCGCCCTCTACCAGGCCAAGGCCGATGGCAAAGGCACCTGGCGCTACTTCAGCGCCGAGATGAACCAGCAGATCCAGTATCGCCGCCAACTGGAAAATGACCTGCGCCGCGCGCTGAACAACAACGAGTTCGTTCTCCATTACCAGCCACGCTACCGCCTGGGCGACTTGCGCATCGTTTCGGTCGAAGCCCTGCTGCGCTGGCAACATCCGCAAGAAGGCCTGCTTGCCCCGGATACCTTCATACCGCTGGCCGAGCAAAGCGAGCTCATCGTCACCCTGGGACGCTGGGTACTGCGCGAAGCGTGCCGCAGTGCACTCGACTGGCCGGAGCACCTGCTGGTGTCGGTAAACCTGTCACCGGCGCAGTTCATGCGCAGCGACGTGGTTGCCGACATTCGCGAGATCCTTCTGGAAACACGCTTCCCCGCCCAGCGGCTGGAGCTGGAGATAACCGAGAACGTGATGCTCAACGATATCGAAGGCGCCCTGGGCACCATGCTCGCGCTCAAGGAGCTGGGCGTTCGGCTGAACATGGACGACTTCGGTACAGGCTACTCGTCGCTGGGTTATCTGCGCACCTATCCGTTCGACAGCATCAAGATCGACAAGCGCTTCATCGCCGGCCTGGCCAACGCCACCGGCAACGACCGGGCGGTGGTGCAGGCCATCATCAACCTGGGCCAGGCGATGGGGCTTACCGTGACCGCCGAGGGGGTGGAAACCGAACAGCAGCTGCAAACCCTGGCCAGGGACAATTGTCATGAAGTGCAGGGTTATTACCTGAGCCGGCCACTGGACAGGGCCGGCTTCGAGCAATTGTTGCAACACAGGCCGGGTTGCTCTGCCGATGCCACCTGA
- a CDS encoding DUF2025 family protein: protein MAITSQDICSAADQLNGFVGFHGKRGVHIVRFSEDAFGMDVADDSITPCNEFVWRPQQGARMALCRERLALLLEQHVDDRLNIGEPLRIYLRRSDLPEIVAERSLR from the coding sequence ATGGCCATCACTTCCCAGGACATCTGCAGCGCTGCCGACCAGCTCAATGGTTTTGTCGGCTTTCACGGCAAGCGCGGCGTCCATATCGTGCGGTTTTCCGAGGACGCGTTCGGCATGGACGTGGCGGATGACAGCATCACCCCCTGCAACGAATTCGTCTGGCGGCCACAACAGGGCGCGCGCATGGCACTGTGCCGGGAGCGTCTGGCGCTGTTGCTGGAGCAGCATGTGGATGACCGGCTGAACATCGGCGAGCCATTGCGCATCTACCTGCGGCGCAGCGATTTGCCGGAGATCGTGGCCGAGCGCTCGCTGCGCTGA
- a CDS encoding MBL fold metallo-hydrolase produces the protein MKPFLLLGVLLLMAPMANPGDRSAPQRDGRFHNQASLPQDGVLKKLRIGLKYLFLRKPPETRPAAAISVQPMTRQQVLDAPDHSLWRLGHSTVLLKLRGRYFITDPVFAERASPVQWAGPLRFHAPPLGLDELPPLTAVILSHDHFDHLDEQAIRRLAPRAERFLAPLGVGDLLIEWGVPAAKVVQLDWWQETEVEGVRFVATPAQHFSGRGLFDSNRTLWASWVLIDDQTRVFFSGDTGYFAGFAEIGERFGPFDLTLIETGAYNVAWPNVHMQPEQSLQAHLDLRGRWMLPIHNGTFDLSIHGWQEPFERIVALAAAAQVRLSTPQMGEQVSIDSPHEGQNWWQPHPARQRGRAAERALAAR, from the coding sequence ATGAAGCCTTTCCTCTTGCTTGGAGTGTTGCTGCTCATGGCTCCCATGGCGAATCCTGGCGACCGATCGGCGCCGCAGCGGGACGGACGCTTTCACAACCAGGCCAGCCTGCCCCAGGATGGCGTGCTGAAGAAGCTGCGCATCGGCCTCAAGTACCTGTTCCTGCGCAAGCCGCCGGAAACCCGGCCGGCGGCCGCAATCAGCGTGCAGCCCATGACCCGCCAGCAGGTGCTCGATGCGCCGGACCACAGCCTCTGGCGCCTGGGCCATTCCACAGTATTGCTCAAGCTGCGTGGTCGCTACTTCATTACCGACCCGGTCTTCGCCGAGCGCGCCTCGCCGGTGCAATGGGCCGGGCCGCTGCGCTTTCATGCGCCACCGCTGGGGCTGGATGAGCTGCCGCCGCTGACGGCGGTAATTCTGTCCCACGACCATTTCGACCACCTCGATGAGCAGGCGATACGCCGGCTGGCTCCGCGTGCCGAGCGCTTCCTTGCGCCGCTCGGGGTGGGGGACCTGCTGATCGAGTGGGGGGTGCCTGCTGCAAAGGTCGTGCAACTGGACTGGTGGCAGGAAACCGAAGTCGAGGGTGTGCGTTTCGTTGCCACGCCCGCGCAACACTTCTCCGGGCGTGGCCTGTTCGACAGCAACCGCACCTTGTGGGCTTCCTGGGTGCTGATAGATGACCAGACGCGTGTGTTCTTCAGCGGTGATACCGGTTACTTCGCCGGCTTTGCTGAAATCGGCGAGCGCTTCGGGCCGTTCGACCTGACGTTGATCGAAACGGGAGCCTACAACGTGGCCTGGCCCAACGTGCACATGCAACCTGAGCAGAGCTTGCAGGCACACCTGGATTTGCGCGGGCGCTGGATGTTGCCGATTCATAATGGCACCTTCGACCTGTCCATCCATGGCTGGCAGGAGCCGTTCGAGCGCATCGTCGCGCTGGCAGCTGCAGCCCAGGTGCGGCTGAGTACGCCACAGATGGGCGAGCAGGTCAGTATCGACTCACCGCACGAGGGGCAGAACTGGTGGCAGCCGCACCCGGCGCGACAGCGGGGTAGGGCGGCCGAACGGGCATTGGCGGCGCGCTGA
- a CDS encoding diguanylate cyclase, which produces MDNRSGKGLSFVRRIYLPRVIGLGIGLFSVAAAVAPLSPPTWVWVLLLFNGLLWPHVAYQWASRSASPYQAEQRNMLLDSLLGGFWTAAMHFNPLPSVTVLSMMTMNNVAAGGKRLIVRGIMAQLAGILLASTLLGTGLQLNATALQIYACLPMLTLYPLALGWVCYRLAIKLAEHKRRLSALSLTDSLTGLLNHGAWKDLLLLRFQACRQQQSPAVIALIDIDHFKTINDTFGHVVGDCVLRQMSEQLKRNLRESDQAGRYGGDEFCVILPATSEAQACQAMERLREQVASYRNPQLPHLRISLSIGLAAFHADLQSPEHWLEQADKALYSAKRRGRDQVNFAQGEASPLRLAYPD; this is translated from the coding sequence ATGGACAATCGCAGCGGCAAGGGACTTTCTTTCGTCAGGCGCATCTACCTTCCGCGTGTCATCGGCCTGGGGATCGGCCTGTTCAGCGTAGCCGCTGCCGTGGCGCCGCTGTCGCCGCCAACCTGGGTCTGGGTGCTTCTGCTGTTCAATGGCCTGCTCTGGCCACATGTCGCCTATCAGTGGGCATCGCGTTCGGCGTCCCCTTATCAGGCGGAACAGCGCAACATGCTGCTGGACTCGCTGCTAGGCGGTTTCTGGACTGCGGCCATGCACTTCAACCCGCTGCCGAGCGTGACCGTACTGTCGATGATGACCATGAACAACGTCGCGGCGGGCGGCAAGCGCCTGATCGTTCGCGGGATCATGGCTCAACTGGCCGGCATCCTGCTGGCCAGCACGCTACTGGGCACCGGGCTGCAGCTGAACGCCACGGCGCTGCAGATCTACGCCTGCCTGCCCATGCTGACCCTCTATCCGTTGGCCCTTGGCTGGGTTTGCTACCGTCTGGCAATCAAACTGGCCGAGCACAAGCGCCGCCTCAGCGCCCTGAGCCTGACCGACAGCCTGACCGGCCTGCTCAACCACGGCGCCTGGAAAGACCTGCTGCTGCTCAGGTTCCAGGCCTGCCGGCAACAACAGTCGCCCGCAGTGATCGCGCTGATCGACATCGATCACTTCAAGACCATCAACGACACCTTCGGCCACGTGGTCGGCGATTGCGTACTGCGCCAGATGAGCGAGCAGCTCAAGCGCAACCTGCGCGAGTCCGACCAGGCCGGGCGCTACGGCGGCGATGAGTTCTGCGTGATCCTCCCCGCCACCAGCGAGGCTCAGGCCTGCCAGGCCATGGAGCGCCTGCGCGAACAGGTCGCCAGCTACCGCAACCCGCAGCTGCCGCACCTGCGCATCAGCCTGAGCATTGGCCTGGCGGCGTTCCATGCCGACCTCCAGTCCCCCGAGCACTGGCTGGAGCAGGCCGACAAGGCGCTGTACAGCGCCAAGCGCCGCGGTCGCGACCAGGTCAATTTCGCCCAAGGCGAGGCCTCCCCGCTCAGGCTGGCCTATCCTGACTGA